GCGCTGCGGCGCATGGTCGCCGAGACCCACGTGGTGCCCAGCTCGCTGGTGCTGCCGGTCTTTGTCCGGGAGGGCATCGACGAGCCCCGCCCGATCTCCACCATGCCCGGCGTCGTCCAGCACTCGCGCGACTCGCTCAAGCGGGCGGCCGCCGAGGCGGCCGAGCTCGGCCTCGGCGGCGTGATGCTCTTCGGCATCCCCGAGCACAAGGACGCCACCGGCTCCGGCGGCATCGACCCCGCCGGCGTGCTCAACCTCGCCATCACCGACGTCGTCGCCGAGGTGGGCGACCAGCTCACCGTGATGTCGGACCTGTGCCTCGACGAGTTCACCGACCACGGGCACTGCGGCCTGCTCACCAGCGATGGCGAGGTCGACAACGACCGGACGCTCGCGGCGTACGCCGAGATGGCGCTCGCCCAGGCGGCCGCGGGCGTCGACATGGTCGGTCCCAGCGGGATGATGGACGGCCAGGTCGCCGTGGTGCGGCAGGCGCTCGACGGCGCCGGGCACAGCCACGTCTCCGTGCTGGCCTACTCCGCCAAGTACGCCTCCGCCTTCTTCGGCCCGTTCCGCGAGGCCGTCGACTCCTCGCTCGTCGGCGACCGCCGGACC
This genomic stretch from Nocardioides renjunii harbors:
- the hemB gene encoding porphobilinogen synthase; its protein translation is MTDDSQLEVPTIRPRRLRRTPALRRMVAETHVVPSSLVLPVFVREGIDEPRPISTMPGVVQHSRDSLKRAAAEAAELGLGGVMLFGIPEHKDATGSGGIDPAGVLNLAITDVVAEVGDQLTVMSDLCLDEFTDHGHCGLLTSDGEVDNDRTLAAYAEMALAQAAAGVDMVGPSGMMDGQVAVVRQALDGAGHSHVSVLAYSAKYASAFFGPFREAVDSSLVGDRRTYQQDPANAVEGVREVLLDVEQGADIVMVKPALSYLDVVRRVRDAVDVPVAAYNISGEYAMVEAAAANGWIDREAAILETLTSIRRAGADVVLTYWASEAARLFAR